The proteins below come from a single Fusarium verticillioides 7600 chromosome 3, whole genome shotgun sequence genomic window:
- a CDS encoding methionyl aminopeptidase, whose protein sequence is MGAKTSEDDHSGGNGQGPLSSKPSSAGGEPRGVHLARDGDGSLGGDGGDDGDDDDKNNTPAGPLTDGAGKKKKKRKPKKKKKAPTQQSSPPRVPLSDLFKEFPAGEIQDYNTARTTAEEVRFMGRRQLEDPEFLNDYRKAAEVHRQVRQWTQDNVKPGDKLIDVANGIEDGVRALLGNQGIEPGDNLKAGMGFPTGLCLNHETAHYTPNPGQKDVVLKYEDVMKVDFGVQINGWIVDSAFTMSFDPTYDNLLNAVKDATNSGIKASGIDVRICDVSAAIQEAMESYEVDINGKTYPVKPVRNISAHNIKHYQIHGGKSIPFIKNNDQTKMEEGEVFAIETFGTTGTGRLYDDVGIYGYGLHHDAPRHVNLPFASANRLYKVIREQFGTIVFCRRYLERLGQERYLAGLNSLVSNGILEAYEPLADFKGSYSAQFEHTILLRESHKEVISRGSDY, encoded by the exons ATGGGCGCCAAGACATCTGAAGACGATCACTCTGGAGGAAATG GCCAAGGACCACtctcatccaagccatcctcTGCAGGCGGAGAGCCACGCGGTGTTCATCTCGCCCGCGATGGCGACGGTAGTCTGGGAGGCGACGGGGGCGAcgacggcgacgatgatgataagaaCAACACTCCCGCCGGACCGCTAACCGACGGTGCtggtaagaagaagaaaaagagaaagccaaagaagaagaagaaggctccTACACAGCAATCTTCACCTCCCAGAGTTCCGCTGAGtgatctcttcaaagagTTTCCCGCTGGTGAAATTCAGGATTACAACACTGCTCGTACCACTGCTGAGGAAGTTCGCTTCATGGGTCGTCGACAACTCGAAGACCCGGAGTTTCTGAACGATTATCGAAAGGCTGCTGAAGTTCATCGTCAGGTCCGACAGTGGACGCAGGATAATGTCAAGCCGGGTGATAAGCTCATTGATGTTGCTAATGGTATTGAGGACGGCGTGCGTGCGTTATTGGGGAATCAGGGTATTGAACCTGGTGATAACCTCAAGGCTGGAATGGGGTTCCCAACGGGTCTTTGTTTGAACCATGAAACTGCACATTATACGCCTAATCCTGGCCAGAAGGATGTCGTGCTGAAGTATGAGGATGTTATGAAGGTTGATTTCGGCGTGCAGATCAATGGCTGGATCGTCGACAGTGCGTTCACCATGTCATTTGATCCTACCTACGATAATCTTCTGAATGCCGTCAAGGATGCGACCAACAGCGGCATCAAG GCCTCTGGTATCGACGTTCGTATCTGCGACGTCAGCGCCGCAATCCAAGAAGCAATGGAAAGTTACGAGGTCGATATCAACGGAAAGACATACCCCGTGAAGCCCGTCCGCAACATCTCAGCGCACAACATCAAGCACTACCAGATCCACGGTGGAAAGTCGATCCcgttcatcaagaacaatgatCAGACTAAGATGGAGGAAGGTGAAGTGTTTGCCATTGAGACGTTTGGTACAACCGGTACTGGAAGGCTTTACGACGAT GTGGGCATATATGGCTATGGTTTGCACCATGATGCACCGAGACATGTGAATTTACCTTTTGCGTCGGCGAATAGACTTTATAAAGTCATTCGCGAGCAGTTTGGGACTATTGTCTTTTGCCGTCGATATCTTGAGCGTTTAGGCCAAGAGCGATATCTCGCTGGT CTGAACTCTTTGGTGTCGAATGGTATTCTTGAGGCGTATGAGCCGCTTGCTGATTTTAAGGGTTCTTACTCGGCGCAGTTCGAGCAT ACTATTCTGCTTCGAGAGTCGCATAAGGAGGTCATTAGTCGTGGAAGTGACTACTAA